The Cydia pomonella isolate Wapato2018A chromosome 22, ilCydPomo1, whole genome shotgun sequence genomic interval ATTGTTTTAACCGTTTGGCTTGGTTATACATAAGTGCTATTATAACCCCCATTTCTGGAATTCCCCTCCACCATTCCCAAATTTCTGGAAATTTTCTTGAGAAAATTCTCTTGCAAATTGCCACTTAGAAAGTTCTCGTTCATATTAGGgattattttattactcaatgttcttaactgttgacgactgtttcatttaatatttacgtcACTCGTTGGCATCTTTTTCAAGTCAATGAAATCAAAACTAACTACCTATAAGATGTAtgaaaggtagaggcaaggaacataaACTCcatattatggaaggtagagttaaggaacgcaatctccataggcagaacttatgcaaaagtgtccagtggtcagctataaataatagttccaaatctctccagagtagcgctagagtagctaagaacctaggcgttattgacggagtgaagtgcgctgtctatgatttgtttttttttttcaagtattctaggtattgtagcgccacctatttaaggtttttaatgacactttttggtatatggagattccattccttatctccaccttccgtactccATATAGGTACCAAAAATTGTCCGAcgaaaaaccataaataggtggcgctacaatacctagaatacttgagaaaaaaatctaatcatagacagcgcacttcactccgtcaataacgcctaggttcttagctactctagcgctactctgtagagatttggaactattatttatagctgacagctggacacttttgcaacagttctgcctaaggaggttttttccttgcctctaccttccataataagatggttttgcatgtttttttcgTGTACCCTTCAAATGTTGCCATTACGAGTAATACAACCAAACGCTTTCTTCCGATTCCAGGTTTTAAATCATTGTGCCTGTGTTGCCATTGCCAACTCGCTCCTTCTTAGCGTTGATAAAAGTGGCTCTGCGCCGGCGTCGGCCATCTTGATACTCTTGCACGTCATCGCAGAGTGTGGCCACGTCGGGGATGAGGGGGGCGGTGGGGGTTGGCAGTAGTGTGTAGCGGTGTGTGTAGGTGTCGCTGGCGGCGCCTAGGACCGAGCTGTCGGTTGTCACTTTGTACCTGGAGAAGATATGTCTTTAtcatttaagacgaaagtggagtttcctctctggatatgcgcgtcatcgtggactTGACACTAACTATATGTATTTTAGCCATTTCTTAAATTTTTCGGAATTTTAAATTATCAggatcaataaaaaaatattagtgttTTTTACAAAATTGATAATAACACCACATAGATTAGATAGTAAATTGCCCAGTCGCAGTCTTTTTGTCCGAGTGAAAGCAAAGGTCGCCGCTTCAGCTTGATCAAAGATTATTTCGTAGGTACAtgtcaaccgattctcgtgaaatttggcGAGCATGTTCGATAATTGAGTAGATTTTTTTGTCAGTTCATTTTTCGAACGTTTGAAAATGGCGGAATCGTGgggttcgcgaggtctacagatCACATAGCCATGCCACTAGTAAAATCTGGGATAACAGATACATAAAAACAAATCTTAGGGTACCCATAGTTATTAGTTAGGAACCCATTAACTGACCTGAGCGGCACCGCATCCCCTCCCTCCCTATACACAAAGAAGTCGTGTGTGTAGTTCAGGGACTCTCCCCGCGCCGCGCCGTAGTCTCCCGGCTTGCCGATCAACACGTTCTGCCAGTGCTCAACCTGCCGGCCTTCTTCTGTTTTGTAACCTATTGCAGAGAAGCCTATTAAACGGTAGCCAACCTGCACGCGTTGTGACCCGCGtgaaggtaaaaaaaatctaatcgtcGACTTTAAGGgttgaatttataataaaatagttaataCAAATCAAATTAGGTTCCGGTATATCTATTTCGAGTAACATGACTATACAATTTgtagaatacactataaaacttaaaacctaaatctaaaaataaataaaactaaacttaaaataaaatactaaaaaatatccccctgcggcatggtgccgtagatactggcagcatttcctcgctgtattgcaagactaattctttgagcgaggaagctgccagctctgcggtcgccggtgacTTCTGCTAACCTTTTTGAAAGGTCCTTAAAGAGTTTAAGGGTTGAATTAGGTAAGACTTCGTAGACCAAACTATAATCGCATTATTTTCACTAtgagctcccaactcaactataatgatTTCATTACGAAACACTTTAGTGCACTATAATCGCGTCTCGCCGCGGTCAAAAGGATAAAACGAAAGCCATactcaaaaaactaaaaataaattttgactATTAATTATTAGTTAATAGTCAAAAAACATTGTCTATATACCTACGTTAGTTACCCTGTTGTAGGGAAATAAATTGTGAACTCACCGACAAAATGGAAGGGCTCCAAGTTAGGAAGACCAGGGATTGAGTTATCCGCGGGGCTTGCGGGGAGCTTGGGGGACTTCGTGCAGCGGCGTACGGGGGCTCCGCTGGAGGCGTCTATTTCAATCTGTTCCATTAAGGAAAAACGGTACAAAAAACGTTACAAACGGATAGGCATACATTGAAATGCTCTTGCACTCGCATATTCCCATTAAATTCGTATTAATTTTCTTaagtgttaataataaaaagtacgtGATAATCGACCAACTCAATTCATTGGCGTTCGCTCTGAGGCGTAACAAGTTtgttttagtacaagcttttatcgatATCTGTACTTTTCATTCCACAGGCAGCTAATACCTAAGTTAGGCAACAAACACtattaggttgcgttattttatcacgagttcctatggccacctcctgtctccatcatcagatcagctcgatggtaccatataTTATTGCAATGTCATCCAAATTACATCTGCATGCAAACTTTcggcttcatcggaaaccgggtcAGTTAATTAATGTGCACATTAAGATGTATCCAATGGAACACTTATAGACTAGCAACTCGAGAATGGATCAAGGCTCGacataatggctcctctacacgatggcccagcgctggaccagcgagatggccatgcgatgattAAGAGCACggactatggaatgggccacctGTAGATgtgtacgcaccatcgctggcccactacctttgacgTGCGGAGGAATAACCaacaccgcggccatcccatcgccatcccgtcgcgccataagccattcgacaacactaccctctctacacgctggcccatttTACTGGGTCAGTAAtcgcccatcgtgtagaggagccataaagtAAAAATGTTTAACCTTAAGGAATTGAATTTGGCCCTGCCCGGCTGGACCCCGGTAGATGGTGGACGTGTTCTCTACTGTAGTGCGCGCTGTGCTCGACTCTGCATGGTATCTGCAAATAGATAACATATTAACTCACCCGTATGCCGAATACTTTGGTATCAAGGTGGCACAAACCGTATCAAGGTGGTTACCGTTTATTTACAAACGGAAATGTATTTGGACAGATAGACATGATTTTCACAAATTATTTAACCAGGGGCTCCACTTTAAATCCAGATAAATAATTCCTGACTTTGTCCTTGAATttttataatcattattttttctaaaGTTCTTTGACCAAAAATTCtcgatcttggcctccgacaccataGACCGCcttgcttctctgtccaaagccgtttctgtccagtcgacggcgacgaattcgctaaggtctttttgcacttcgtcgaTGATAAATTTAAGCCATGTTGGCGTTGCCGCAAACCATACGTCAATTGTTTTATGTAATAGAGTTATTGGCCGTAGATCCATTGATGAGAGTTTAGGCCCTCGAGAGGCCAAAATTCGAGGTCGACCTGTTAAGTAAGTACACCTGATTTAAGTTATTTACCTACACCTTGAACTTTTTCTCATTTTGCCCTGACCTCTCTAGAAATTTCTTGACTTTACCTGATTTTCCACGACCATCAATAGCTTTCCTGACGTTTCATTGACTTTCCAGAAAATGGACAGTATGGTTAAGTTTTTGTAGGGTCAAGCTTTTTGCCATTTTTGCTaaacatattcatattcatattcctttattgataaaattacaatttttacatttcaaaaggtaatacaatatataattaggtcgatgtaaatttaagtacaattaagataataaataataataatcaaattaaattacagtaaaataaaacagtataaaaataatcaaaacaattcaaatatccaataaattaaattaaatcattattataatattctgacatgtcataattatcaaattatataaaatataacaatataaaatagtaataatcaacacaattcatacatccaataaattaaattaaattaaaattcaaatcattattataatattctgacatgtcataaaaggcatttgtagtcagccatttttttaatcgagTGTAGAATATCAGATCATTTTCAATATTCTTTATGTTGTCGGGTAGTTTATTATTgatacctgtacccctagtgtaactttgatcgacatcataacgtgacgaacgcgtttgcgttaggtctcattttgtataggattttgagtttccaaaacgtcccgcttggcgcactctttcgaaatccaatacaaaatgagactaaacgcaaacgcgtacgtcacgtttggaaatcgaatttatttacactaggggtactggcccCGCAACATATACCGTTTTGTTGGATTTCGCAAGTCGACATGTCGAATCcaacatatttttgtgtttttgtgtaaTACGTGAACTTTTAAATGTCTTTATTGGAAATAGGTGTATGTTActtctaatatatttaattatgtaaaataggtATTGTGATGTGAGCGtcattatgtttatatttacgaAGAGTTGCCTAGCGGGTGTTCCGTGTGGGGCATATGATATAGTCCGTACTGCACATTTCTGCAAAATGAATACACGCTGCCATTCCGCAGCCGTGCCCCAGAACTCTAGACCATAGCACATCACCGAATGGAACAGCGAGAAGTAGCTAgcatatgtatgtatactaAACTTCACTTACTCAACTTCAAAGCTCCTAGTGAAATCTGGCAACAACAGCTCCACACGCAGGTGCATGGATCGGTTGAGTTCTGGATGCGGTGGTGTCCCACTTTTAATAATGGTAGAATCCAGGGGTGCTTCGCGCTTACTCGGTAGATTGGAACGACTGGATGGGATGACAGCTGATAATTCTGGCGACGTTGGTTTTTCGTTACGGTAGCTTGCGATTAAATCGGCAGAAGACGCTGTAATTAAGTTAAAGTCATTGTATGTTTTGCCTGTAGAAATAGCGCATTATACGTATTATTTAGCTAAATCTCTTCCCATCTGTCTTTGCCTCTATAAAGTaagaccaaaataagttggcagcgattttgatatcccggacagcgcaagtgttattttaaacgtcaaacattttgacgtttacttaacacttgcacaggctgggctatcaaaatcgctaccaacttagcTTCATCTGACTCTACAAACGTTGTCCGCGGATATTGACATCTAGCGCAACTTCAAGTATAGAGTCGCGTGCGCACGTCATGGGGAAGGTCATATATGACCATATGATGGTcatatttgacgacctgtctggcctagtgggtagtgaccctgcctataaagccgatggttctgggttcgaatcccggaaagggcatgtatttgtgtgatgagcacagctATTTTTGcttagtcatggatgttttctttgtatttaattttatttgtatattatacagggtgtaatcgttaagtgttTACAAGCGAGaattccgtaaatataacagatataaaaatttgaattttgaattttgtataaccactcacatgattccgattttaacgaaaggtgccctgaattgctctgccatttcgcagatacgacggcacagtgtcgtgatatcttcaaaaatcgataactttgcttctgcttaagcatttggaatgattctttcggttttataatggtaaagaaacaaagaaacttattttcttactttagctatttgctgttataataaaaataattattaaaaattcacgaagtttacgcaaaggaataatttccgagttatagtagaaaactatttttaataaaaaatctaaatcaatAACGTATCTtctttttatatacaatttaaagaaggcttaataagcttttaattgatactaaacaccttgatagctcacctataaaattgcagagtaaaactgattcaaattctcataaggaactttcgaattgctccacctggcgtgtaactatgtgctatgttcgtgatttgTTTGTAgctaatttagacactgaagtacaaaaatatagtaaaaaaccgtttaagacactaattaccttgaaataaaatacataatttatgtaattatcacaatgatagtggctttataacttaaaataacaaaagagtatttacatacctactaaactttggtgtttttaaaacggccgatcaccaacaaccgaactaacttataactacactaacacgtataatatatgcaccataacatacacttcacaacaaattaagcataataagcaaatagtaactattaacacatgaaattatactgattacaaacgtaaataaacaacacCTGATAACAGCGGCGGCCGGCAAACTGACCTGCtccatgtcaaaaacaaagatgaCTACCTATTTAGGGCGGAGacacaacagtcgcgcggtgcagatgttcaacagaaataggaacttttaacacattcactgccagacgaaaaacggcaagctaccccaggatccgggcaatatagcaaagaaatattagtaaatagaaattataagtaagtagtaacaaacaccccaaaacgcgtatgcaacgtctagtgtaccacatgccttacgatgtgcagaaatgctttaagcaaccacagttgctttgtttgtacttacaatttttcgtcacatggtttgttcgctaatcctggataatacacagtgatttaatgcatttcattgtttattaatgtaatttaataatcgaactatttaatgactataggttgctcaagatatatttggtaatcatagaaatctagggcattaaaataggaaatacgccaaaaatctacagagttattggtttgaagtgagattttatggtcatcaatattaagtaggtctaaaatatagttttaatctaatagaccaataaacgcggagtaatttaatatataaaactaacagaaatatgtaaatttgaatacttacggcattttaaaacacgcagcaacttttaacacaAGCACGTTcccgaacaacttgcaaagtaacatagataaaaaatactgtggttatgtctatgtggttgaaacattttttaaatattgtcacgttggtattctgtgttttaataaatgtttacaccatatctgtgcagcccttcgcagataagaaataaaaaaccgcatacactccgttcgcaactcgagttgcgacgatcattttagaggtgcgaaatgttgaaaccttagttgctggaatcatgtgagtgggtAAGAATGTCATACAATatttaatatctgggagaccgagctttgctcggataacatataaaaactcaaaaatgcgcgttttcccagacataagacctagctagatcgatttttcgcccccgaaaatccccatatagcaaattttattgaaatcgtTAGACCCGTTTCCGAGGTCcccaaaatatatacatacaagaatATCTCATTTAAAGGTATAGGATTTATTAACCTTATTATGTATACTGAATGTCTTTTATATTGAAAGGTTTATCTAAGGAAAGATTTAGGATTAACTTACAAAACAGCTGACCGCGCCCCTCGGAGAAAGGAATTGGCTCAGATGctgaaacaataaaataatattaaaaactaaaatccGATCAATTATAATAATCAGTGTGGCTCGAACTTtccataatagtacattgtgatacaagtgtgttaagttggtcattacacacgagacGATAATGTGCGCGCaagctgcaagcgagcgcgcaataagaaagccgatgtgtgtaatgaccataacacacgcgtttcatacgacgtttttcaacacacttggaaggaaaaaagaaactttcatattaatcaaatcGGTTAGTATGCAGTCTTGCATCTGTCAGGCTCCCGCCAGTACgcgttgtaaaatctactcgaccaatttaaaaggctccgtttccatacatattattaaccTTCTTAACTCAGGTGTCGGCTTACgagagcgaataactcgcgaacgcgaattCACCCGAATTCAATCCtttggaagtgtcctacgtgggcgatctcgttctCTTCTTCGTTCGTTGTCATCGTgggcgaatgccgttgggccgccgcgccgtgCCGAgtcgcatcgcgagttattcgctcaggtaagccACTGcgtcagtcggataatataatgaaaaaacacgagtgttataatacatatactgaAAAAGAACGCGTgcttaatatctaggattatgagccaaaaatcggtcgaataaaaacgccgttttgtgttaaaatatattCCTATACAATTATTTCCTTGGGGACTCCGTGACTTGACTAAAAGTGTGGAGgataagcacgaagaatttggTACATTGACCCCCCATTTTCTATAGCACGCgcttaattatattgctgtcccgcccatgtgCCGGCAttcaatgccactgtgcgagtGGGAATGCAATATAATGATTCTCGCTTCTTAAATATATGGCACACtaagaataagcgggcatctcgctcgtttcttcctagaacgtgctGAATttggaatgagttgcctcctgagGGTGGCTCCTGTGCGGTTACTTATGTCCATGGACGACGATAAtagcttcccatcaggcggctcgtctgctcgtttgcagttTGCGTTGCGTTTGCGCACGAAATTCTTTGTGCTTAGCGTCCATACTTTAGCTAGATATACGAGTACATCTCCATCCATTTTATACGATATGGGCATGATTATAACGCCTGCGTGCATGGGACATAAACTTAGTTAAACTTTAATCTtacgttttaatataataatttaaatgtaatatcatatgatcctaagttggtcgaaataaatgaatttatttatttataatattataatggcAGTCGGCAACTGTAAATATAGTAAGTAGATGTTGTTTGTTGTATTTCCACCACACATTTCGCACATAGATTTCTGCGCTAATATAGATcttgtcattcacgaagacgcgtgcaaTGACACGATCATCtcgtatttttatgttattaaaggttagatttgataaatctgcgcgtcatcgtggatgacacgaacataACATAATGTCTAATGATCTAAACATAATTGTTGaataccagtgatcggaactatgggagtaaaactttaacaaaacttgttaagcggacataaaatagtgcatacagccctaaaaatattcatgtccatagggataggaatagtatagtactaataaaagaatatttttaaggctataatcactctttttacgtccgcttgataagttttgttaaagttttactcccatagttccgatcactgttgAATACTTTACCCCCGACGACATCTAATGATGTGTGCGGCGCTCCTGTAAACACAACAGAATACTCGTACAATAACTCGTAACAGGTAATAGTGGGAGATACGGTATAAGAAATATTATACTGTCACCTGTTATtagtgataagaaataaataatagataatttTCACATTGATAGTTAAAGTGCGTACAttcaatggtatttttttttattatatatttttttatctacataCTTTCCTCGtttctcattttaaaaagtcgtaCACCAGTTAAGGGCTTATTATATTCATCCTACCGTCAAACGGCTAACTATCAGAAGCAACGTCGGGCCCGATGTCTGATACTATAAAGGATggaagcaataaaaaaaacggacaagtgcgagtcggactcgcccaccgaggcttccgtactttttagtatttgttgttatagcggcaacagaaatacatcatttgtgaaaatttcaactgtctagcttttacggttcatgagatacagcctggtgacagacggacggacagacagacagacggatggacagcggagtcttagaaatagggttccgtacccaaaagatGTGCcacaaactgtctcgcagtttggcgaatattttgttttgtggtacacatattttatattttaatgttataataaataaataaaataaaaaaacatgttgattgtaataaaaaaaaatgtttcacttttagttacatgtagtGCCAGTGCCccccttaaaaatatatttttataaatttttacttctaaactaagtagcggCTCACAGCTCACAAAATACACCCATgatcaaaattttgttaaaatttatcaTATGTATAGTTTCGGAGTATGTCTGTGACatatggacagacagacggacatgacgaaactataagggttccgtttttgccattttggctacggaaccctaataagcaATTTACTTCAAGCAGCGATATCCCCCACGGCCTCACTTCTTCGGGCACAAAGAACAAAGGGGAGGTGAATGAAAAATGGCACGATGAAATTGTGGCTACAGCTGGTCAAGCCCTTTAGACAACATGCCAATCgataacgctccgtagcgaacgaaacgcaactgttgctgtcacactaatatggaagagtgatagagaagaCACAAACATTGACACATATATCATAAGGGCCCtacacactcgtgcgcgaatcgaggcgcgaagccgcgaacgcgagtgtggatggccctcgcgtcgatttcgcagattgttcacgctttcgcgccttattccgcgttttttgtcggtatttggcccgcgtcaaaggagacgcgaagcgtgaacttgcaagactccacactcgcaatcgcttcgcgccgcgattcgctcacgggTCGGTTAATCTgtccttctatggcggctacttggttatattgggtgcgaacttgatcaaccaaaaatcaatttgatagttcccagtttgaatcagtgccttgccgcaaactaaatccgatcagctgacgcttcggcgccatcttgccgcgaaccaaacggcgaaatcgccgtgaagttgtgcgagtgtggagtctacgtcaacgtcgcggtatgttcgctccgcgaagtcgcgccacgattcacgcgcatagtctggagggggcttatGGACGGgcctatggaaggtggaggtaaggaatggaatctccatataccaaaaagtgtccgacaaaaaaccataaataggtggcgctacaatacctagaatacttgagaaaaaaatctaaccatagacagcgcacttcactcaataacgcctaggttcttagctattctagcgctactctggagagatttggaactattatttatagatgacagctggacacttttgcaacagttctgcctaaggagtttctgttccttgcctctaccttccgtaaGAATGAGGCCAGTaggtacagcggtgtcacgcacacgaattccagccaatcgtgcagtctaacgccacaacgcgagttcgcatcacgcgctcGATTTTTCGCTACTACTTAGTGTTTAATTTTTAGTATAATATTGTAAAGATTGaataaaggctttttattttatttatccccACGACGCCTACGTATCCAATCCTTCTTTTCTCCTTAAATAGAATCACTTTGACGTCATAATGATAATAATACGGACATACATTATAAAATTAGGCGGAAACTCACAAACAGCGGAGCAGGTACGAGCTACGAGTATGTAAATGCGGTCGAACAAGCGCGACCTTCAGATTATGCCGCGGACATTCTTATGTCACTTTATTATCAAAACAAAAATCCGTTCCGTACCATGTCGTAcgttgtcactgtgacaaaatGGTGGCAAAGGACGAAATAGTACTGAAAttaattccttgaccgtacttatagagtcaggccaagctaagttggctGCGATTTTAATCGTCCAGACCTATATACAGaatgatttcggggtcgtggagcaagagaacaagacatcagaTAGAAGTCAAAGATGAGCCTAATGATGTTGCAGACCCAGAAATCACCTTGTATACTTATAAATCTTTGGCTCAGACTATGCGAGTGTAAgtaaaacgtcataatttcatagacgtttaacgtttaaaataacactttcacagtctgggctgtcaaaatcgctgccaacttagcttggtctgactctataaataatataaattatatttatgattaaatataaaaaataaaatagtattatgatcaaaatatgaataaaagctgaaaaataataataattaaaattatgcgAGCATAAATTATgaaatcaataattttatttaaaaaaaaaaagcagatAAGCGGGATAATAGTCAGTTACTCAATCAATAAGAGTGTATTATGATGATGAATTTGATTTTAAAAGTTAATGTGGCTAAATCCGTAAAGCTAAGAAAAATACGCTCCTGTACGGAATTTCTCGCAGACGGATTTGGCCCCATGGACCTTAGGGGCCGGTGCAGACAGACTGAAacccgactgcaacttgtagggaactgcacgtcgacgttgcagttggcgtgCAGTGCCCATACAATTTGAAATCGGGTTGCAGCCGTCTGTATCGGCCCTGAGTTACCTTTAAATGCTTGTATAATATGAGTTATGAGTGCTTACCAACAGCGCATAGCACCAAAACAGACCACACAAACATACTTGTCTATTAATAAATACTGACTGACTTGCTTGATTCAATCGCCGATCCCagaacatacaaaaaatactaataatatattaataaaaataaacaaccaaATATGAATCCTAATATACGAGTAAGAAGCTTATGTCAGTGTTTATATGGTTAAGACTTATTCGATaccactaaaaaaatatatgttgttTGGACAGGTTAGGTCACTTGAACACAAGAGTAATGGCGTCTACAAACGTCATCGATAATCGCATGCGGTTTGCACGATACATGACGCTTGCGCATAAAtataattgaagtgtgcaaaagggcTATAAGCAAATAATACAAGCTATAAgtatatgaacatttcatgAGTGCGAAATAGGCAGAcaggcagactacaaatgaaaaaaagtttaaggcaaaaattgaatttttggt includes:
- the LOC133529990 gene encoding uncharacterized protein LOC133529990 gives rise to the protein MFVWSVLVLCAVGAPHTSLDVVGASEPIPFSEGRGQLFSSSADLIASYRNEKPTSPELSAVIPSSRSNLPSKREAPLDSTIIKSGTPPHPELNRSMHLRVELLLPDFTRSFEVEYHAESSTARTTVENTSTIYRGPAGQGQIQFLKIEIDASSGAPVRRCTKSPKLPASPADNSIPGLPNLEPFHFVGYKTEEGRQVEHWQNVLIGKPGDYGAARGESLNYTHDFFVYREGGDAVPLRYKVTTDSSVLGAASDTYTHRYTLLPTPTAPLIPDVATLCDDVQEYQDGRRRRRATFINAKKERVGNGNTGTMI